One Candidatus Obscuribacterales bacterium genomic window carries:
- a CDS encoding DedA family protein: protein MIHQLIDPILTSIKDTVAAWGYVGVAVMMAIESANIPLPSEAIMPTAGILVQQGKMNFHLAALAGAIGCLIGSIPSYFLGLYGGRPFLEKFGKLLLLKSHDLDLADKWVDKYGDMTFFICRMLPVVRTFISFPAGVLKAHFGMFCVFTFIGSLIWCYFLTWVGIKFGENMEVFVDLWHKFDIAIVLIGGSGFAYYLYRHLKSE, encoded by the coding sequence GTGATTCACCAGTTAATCGACCCAATTCTTACATCCATCAAGGACACCGTAGCCGCATGGGGCTATGTCGGTGTAGCCGTGATGATGGCTATTGAATCCGCCAATATTCCTCTGCCATCGGAAGCAATCATGCCGACAGCAGGAATTTTGGTTCAACAAGGCAAAATGAATTTCCATTTGGCTGCTTTAGCTGGTGCCATCGGCTGCTTAATCGGTTCCATTCCGTCTTACTTCTTGGGACTTTATGGTGGCAGACCATTCTTGGAAAAATTCGGCAAGTTACTTTTACTCAAATCCCATGATCTGGATCTAGCGGATAAGTGGGTAGATAAGTATGGCGACATGACATTCTTCATCTGCAGAATGCTGCCTGTTGTTCGTACATTCATCTCATTTCCGGCTGGAGTTCTCAAAGCTCACTTTGGCATGTTCTGCGTCTTCACTTTCATCGGCTCTTTAATCTGGTGCTATTTCCTCACCTGGGTTGGTATCAAATTCGGTGAGAACATGGAAGTCTTCGTTGACCTCTGGCACAAATTCGATATAGCCATCGTGCTTATCGGCGGCAGCGGATTTGCTTATTACCTCTATAGACACTTAAAATCCGAATAG
- the selB gene encoding selenocysteine-specific translation elongation factor, whose amino-acid sequence MRYFTVATAGHVDHGKTSLLKALTGIDPDRLKEEKERQMTTDLGFAHLSLDDMVVGFVDVPGHGKFLKNMLAGVGGIDMALLVVAADEGPMPQTIQHVRILSFLGVPNVLVALNKIDTCDSHRIESSRQRIESLLEEYGLHSIGVVPVSAIKETGLAELKESIFKSCAAYRAKQNGKTFFLPIDRVFTKSGFGTVVTGTLVDGELSTGDQVLVGNRNLRAKIRRLESFGKTIDKAFAGQRVAVNLASKENLERGDVLLKEDHTPADVLIVAIATHRDTSETVKTIAGQDIRVYHGTKEAIGHVRFVTGNVAKIAFEVPLIARIQDKLIIRLSDDTILGGSVLLLNPPRWLTKEKLSQLDGFLSDADFEKALLAYLQLSPQGILPISELARFLPPDSSALATLLQGELVQAADSILSEDKQDNLFKSILESLPGTQEAVRSKVLPTARREVFQALVSKLVALGQIEQLGDKLAIVGQKDNDIDSAMHEALRAGVLKILSETMCLEIEELATRLNVDSKVVEKTLTEMMKHREAAIVAYEFAALQETIDKCHRVIADLWQKKKDIAPGEFRQALGTSRKYAMALLTYFDDQQITRRLPSGRVLMKAPS is encoded by the coding sequence ATGCGTTACTTCACAGTCGCTACTGCCGGACATGTCGATCATGGCAAAACTAGCCTGCTGAAAGCCCTCACAGGCATTGATCCTGACCGATTGAAGGAAGAAAAAGAACGCCAGATGACAACCGATCTGGGTTTCGCGCACTTGTCACTTGATGACATGGTCGTTGGTTTTGTTGATGTGCCTGGACATGGGAAATTTCTTAAGAACATGCTTGCCGGCGTCGGCGGCATCGATATGGCTTTGCTCGTTGTCGCTGCCGATGAAGGTCCCATGCCGCAGACGATCCAGCACGTGCGGATTTTATCATTTCTAGGCGTGCCCAATGTCCTTGTAGCGTTGAACAAAATAGATACTTGTGACAGTCATCGCATTGAGTCGTCTCGACAAAGAATTGAATCACTTTTGGAAGAATACGGATTGCATTCAATTGGTGTCGTGCCGGTTTCAGCAATCAAAGAAACTGGACTTGCCGAACTCAAAGAATCCATTTTCAAATCATGCGCCGCATATCGAGCAAAACAAAACGGCAAGACTTTCTTTCTTCCAATTGATCGAGTCTTTACAAAATCCGGGTTTGGTACGGTCGTCACAGGCACTCTTGTTGATGGTGAATTAAGTACAGGCGATCAAGTGCTCGTCGGCAACAGAAATCTAAGAGCAAAGATTCGCCGTTTGGAATCATTTGGCAAAACCATTGATAAAGCATTCGCCGGTCAAAGAGTAGCTGTCAATTTGGCCAGCAAAGAAAACTTAGAACGTGGTGATGTCTTGTTGAAAGAAGATCACACGCCTGCAGATGTGCTTATTGTGGCAATTGCAACTCATCGCGATACAAGTGAAACCGTTAAAACAATTGCTGGTCAAGATATTCGTGTGTATCACGGCACCAAAGAAGCAATAGGACATGTGCGCTTCGTCACTGGTAATGTGGCAAAGATTGCTTTTGAAGTTCCACTAATTGCTCGCATTCAAGACAAACTAATTATTCGCTTGTCCGACGACACAATATTAGGTGGCAGCGTTCTCCTTCTTAACCCGCCGCGCTGGTTGACCAAAGAAAAACTCTCGCAATTAGATGGATTCTTGTCGGATGCTGACTTTGAGAAAGCATTGCTTGCTTATTTGCAATTGTCTCCACAAGGAATTTTGCCTATATCTGAACTTGCTAGATTCTTGCCGCCAGATTCATCTGCGTTAGCCACTCTCTTGCAAGGTGAATTAGTGCAAGCTGCTGATTCGATACTTTCTGAAGACAAGCAAGACAATTTGTTTAAATCAATTCTTGAGAGTTTACCCGGCACGCAAGAAGCAGTTCGCAGCAAGGTTTTGCCGACAGCAAGACGAGAAGTCTTTCAGGCTCTGGTAAGTAAGCTTGTAGCTCTTGGCCAAATCGAACAGCTTGGCGACAAACTAGCCATAGTTGGGCAAAAGGATAATGACATAGACTCTGCAATGCATGAGGCTTTGCGTGCGGGTGTGCTGAAAATACTTTCGGAAACTATGTGCCTGGAAATTGAGGAGTTGGCTACCAGGCTAAATGTCGACAGCAAAGTAGTCGAGAAAACACTTACAGAGATGATGAAGCACAGAGAAGCTGCCATTGTTGCTTATGAATTTGCCGCGCTTCAAGAGACAATTGATAAGTGCCACCGCGTAATTGCAGATCTCTGGCAGAAGAAGAAAGACATCGCTCCTGGTGAATTCAGACAGGCTCTCGGCACATCGCGCAAGTATGCAATGGCGCTTCTTACTTATTTCGATGACCAGCAAATAACCAGACGCTTGCCGTCAGGACGTGTCCTGATGAAAGCGCCTAGTTGA
- a CDS encoding aminotransferase class I/II-fold pyridoxal phosphate-dependent enzyme, whose translation MNPIVELKRSSAKASQFSESVIREMSRLAAKYQAVNLAQGLPDFPAPPELKKAACQAINDDVNQYAITWGDKLLREAIAEKSASYLGLNVDPETQITVCCGTTEAMIASALALIDPQEEVIVFEPFYENYGPDAILSGATPRYVTLRTPDWTFDEKELEAAFNSKTRAIIINTPHNPTGKVFNRQELELIAKLCQKWGVLAITDEIYEHILYDDLKHISIATIDGMQDLTVTISGLSKTYSVTGWRVGWAIASSDLTSSIRKVHDFLTVGSPAPLQRAAVTALKLPERYYQDLTHEYTKKRDTMLKILDESGIKYFKPQGAYYVMTDISKYGYKTDVEFTQHLVQDIGVAVVPGSSFFADDKGHKYVRFCFSRKDETLVAAQKRLVKLASK comes from the coding sequence ATGAATCCAATCGTCGAGCTGAAGAGAAGCTCCGCTAAAGCAAGTCAGTTTTCCGAATCCGTTATCCGCGAAATGTCGCGTTTGGCCGCAAAGTATCAAGCGGTCAATTTAGCGCAAGGTCTTCCTGACTTCCCGGCTCCTCCCGAATTGAAGAAAGCCGCTTGCCAAGCTATTAACGACGACGTCAATCAATATGCCATCACCTGGGGTGACAAGCTTTTGCGTGAGGCAATTGCCGAAAAGTCAGCTAGCTATCTGGGATTGAATGTAGACCCGGAAACACAGATCACAGTTTGCTGTGGTACCACCGAAGCGATGATCGCTAGTGCTTTGGCTCTAATTGATCCCCAAGAAGAAGTAATTGTCTTTGAGCCCTTCTATGAAAATTATGGACCGGACGCAATTTTGTCCGGTGCTACACCAAGGTATGTAACTCTGCGCACACCTGATTGGACGTTTGACGAGAAGGAATTGGAAGCCGCTTTCAATTCCAAAACACGAGCAATTATTATCAATACGCCCCATAACCCCACTGGTAAAGTATTCAACCGCCAAGAACTAGAACTCATCGCTAAGCTTTGCCAAAAGTGGGGTGTGCTGGCAATAACTGACGAGATTTACGAACATATTTTGTACGACGATTTAAAGCACATCTCAATTGCCACCATTGACGGCATGCAAGATTTGACCGTAACCATCAGTGGTTTATCTAAGACTTATAGTGTCACCGGATGGCGCGTCGGTTGGGCAATTGCTTCTTCTGATTTAACATCATCCATTCGTAAGGTGCACGATTTTCTAACAGTTGGATCGCCCGCTCCGCTGCAGCGAGCTGCTGTCACGGCTCTTAAATTGCCTGAGCGCTACTACCAGGATTTAACTCATGAATACACGAAAAAACGTGATACCATGCTCAAGATACTGGATGAATCTGGTATCAAATACTTCAAGCCGCAAGGTGCCTATTACGTAATGACTGATATCAGCAAATACGGCTATAAGACGGATGTTGAATTTACTCAGCACTTGGTTCAGGACATAGGCGTTGCGGTTGTTCCAGGTTCCAGCTTTTTTGCAGACGACAAAGGACATAAATATGTCCGCTTCTGCTTCAGCCGCAAGGATGAAACCCTTGTTGCTGCTCAAAAGCGCTTAGTTAAACTAGCATCAAAATAA
- the galT gene encoding galactose-1-phosphate uridylyltransferase — MSELRWNPLLGEWVATATHRQDRTFLPPKDFCPLCPTKKNGFPTEIPEKTYDIVVFENRFPSLKRMPGLPAVEDSDLYPVEPGQGLCEVILYSPDHNTSLAEEPISQIEKLVRVWTDRFFKASSLSFVDYVFIFENKGEEIGVTIHHPHGQLYGYPFIPPKIKQELDQCRQHMNRLGTCLICDIIKEEFANGQRIIDQNKHFVAYIPFFARWPYEVHIASKKHLQALTDLSDVEQKALAKILKSITSAYDKLFDKSFPYMMVLHQRPTDGDNYDYYHFHIEFYPPMRAANKLKYLAGSETGAGVFINDTLAEDKAKELRKRVRKPSKVGASK, encoded by the coding sequence ATGTCTGAATTACGCTGGAATCCTCTTTTAGGTGAGTGGGTCGCAACGGCCACGCACCGGCAGGATCGCACATTCCTGCCGCCCAAAGACTTTTGCCCCTTATGCCCGACAAAGAAAAATGGTTTCCCCACGGAAATCCCTGAAAAGACTTATGACATTGTCGTCTTTGAGAATCGCTTTCCGAGTTTGAAACGCATGCCCGGTTTGCCGGCTGTTGAAGACAGCGACCTTTACCCAGTCGAACCCGGTCAAGGCTTATGCGAGGTCATTCTTTATTCACCTGATCACAACACATCGTTGGCAGAAGAACCCATCTCACAAATCGAGAAGCTCGTAAGAGTATGGACCGACAGGTTCTTCAAAGCCAGCTCACTTTCCTTTGTCGATTATGTTTTTATCTTTGAAAACAAAGGCGAGGAAATAGGTGTCACTATCCACCACCCACATGGACAGCTTTACGGCTATCCGTTTATTCCACCAAAAATCAAACAAGAATTAGATCAATGTCGACAACACATGAATCGTTTGGGGACATGTCTCATCTGTGACATCATCAAGGAAGAATTTGCCAACGGACAAAGAATCATTGATCAAAACAAGCACTTTGTAGCTTACATTCCCTTCTTCGCACGTTGGCCGTACGAAGTTCACATTGCCTCAAAAAAGCATCTGCAAGCGCTCACCGATTTAAGTGATGTCGAGCAAAAGGCTCTGGCTAAAATACTTAAGTCAATAACCTCTGCTTACGACAAACTGTTTGATAAGAGTTTCCCTTACATGATGGTCCTTCATCAGCGGCCGACAGACGGGGACAATTACGACTATTATCATTTCCATATTGAGTTTTACCCACCAATGCGTGCTGCAAACAAGCTAAAATACTTGGCCGGAAGCGAAACAGGAGCCGGTGTCTTTATTAACGATACCTTGGCTGAAGATAAGGCCAAAGAGCTGCGCAAACGAGTTCGAAAACCAAGCAAAGTAGGAGCATCGAAGTGA
- a CDS encoding aminotransferase class I/II-fold pyridoxal phosphate-dependent enzyme has translation MKGLNWHDDLTPAEEFEELAAYCRKHNIESDIYGEGKFLNDFEEEIAKFLGLDAAVFMPSGTMAQQIALRIWAERLKIKTVALHETSHVEANEKRGYSYLHGLQTITLGGMNSAILAKHLDEIKEPVSTLLIELPMRALGGLLPTWDELLELLNLARSRKIKVHLDGARIWEASTFYDKSCADICQLFDSVYVSFYKGIGGMTGSMLLGPNDFIEESRIWLRRHGGNLHTMTPYVVSAKLNFEKRINKMHKYRNRAISLAKALKDIPGLETKPDPPQVNMFHVFINASLDQLQKAHETLMKEDNFRLCTRFAETQIPNWTRTEIAVGDQALSLSNEEIVEKYRKLIALAGNQLKVPV, from the coding sequence ATGAAAGGACTTAACTGGCACGACGATTTAACGCCTGCAGAGGAATTTGAAGAACTTGCAGCATATTGCCGCAAGCACAATATTGAGTCGGACATTTACGGTGAAGGTAAATTCCTCAACGACTTTGAAGAAGAAATAGCCAAATTTCTCGGCCTGGATGCAGCCGTATTTATGCCCAGCGGTACTATGGCTCAACAAATAGCCCTACGGATTTGGGCAGAAAGACTCAAGATAAAAACAGTCGCCCTGCACGAAACAAGCCACGTTGAAGCAAACGAAAAGCGTGGTTATTCTTACCTGCACGGCTTGCAAACTATAACATTGGGCGGCATGAACTCAGCAATTCTTGCCAAACACTTAGACGAAATAAAAGAGCCTGTAAGCACTTTGCTTATTGAATTACCGATGCGCGCACTGGGAGGACTCTTACCGACCTGGGATGAACTTTTAGAACTGTTGAACTTAGCGAGATCTAGAAAAATCAAAGTTCATCTAGATGGCGCACGCATTTGGGAAGCCAGTACCTTTTACGATAAATCCTGCGCCGACATTTGTCAGCTATTCGACTCAGTCTATGTCTCTTTCTATAAAGGAATAGGCGGCATGACCGGCTCCATGTTGCTTGGACCAAATGACTTTATTGAAGAGTCTCGTATTTGGCTCAGACGCCACGGCGGCAATCTCCATACAATGACGCCCTATGTTGTCTCTGCAAAACTCAATTTCGAAAAGCGCATCAACAAAATGCACAAATACCGCAATCGTGCCATATCACTTGCCAAAGCACTCAAGGATATTCCTGGTCTTGAAACAAAGCCGGATCCGCCACAAGTGAACATGTTCCATGTTTTTATTAATGCCTCACTTGATCAACTGCAAAAGGCGCACGAAACGCTTATGAAAGAAGACAACTTCAGGCTTTGCACGCGCTTTGCGGAAACACAAATCCCGAATTGGACGCGTACGGAGATTGCTGTCGGCGATCAGGCTCTATCTCTTTCCAACGAAGAAATCGTTGAGAAATACCGAAAGCTAATAGCTCTTGCCGGTAATCAATTAAAAGTGCCTGTCTAA
- a CDS encoding rhomboid family intramembrane serine protease produces the protein MFPLRDINTSNRPHPVTIILIAINLIVLLYELHLGSKGSSEFIVKYGMVASRFLNNPDGQQLFTLLSSTFLHAGIFHCVFNMWFLWVFGDNVEDYLGSLTYLLFYLYCGFSADIIALAAQPTINLPTIGASGAVAGVLGAYIVLHPDAKVVSTHPILGWFKPITIPAYWYLGIWFAMQLISGWQGFLNPIEQGGVAWWAHIGGFLGGAVFAAFMPRDYPEVQTKTEPEKYSFGHQAFVLIFLSLIVSTILTWQIQLNKSRHKRSLPTFTVASVTTDSTLNKSFARKHGWTGTNKAISIPLNAKQSLWIFGHTWINLPSKKSFNQVIIANSAGWLDFVSKAKPVQFFWGSIKNKPTSIINALKADLQYEPMSGALIHEKLYLFAKRLEDIDLLVVDNPKDKPTSWKIRQIPLPKAAQKLKLGTACLTTSDYLYVYGDVPFDANNNNLVVARFPLADLTQIQWQYFSGFKSKESIWSNDFMQAVVVARNVPKEIAITKVNPKIGFVATYMEPQGSQIMLLQAPSPEGPWSSPLVAFQCNKGQKCIAYEAINHPELSQKNLELVVSFFGDKCPQPTRQIPQFVHITLAEKAQEPKQSPRKSMDYQFSTNF, from the coding sequence ATGTTTCCTCTGCGGGACATAAACACATCCAATAGACCCCACCCAGTCACGATTATTTTGATCGCGATCAATTTAATCGTCTTACTTTACGAGCTTCACTTAGGCAGTAAGGGGTCAAGTGAGTTCATTGTCAAATATGGCATGGTTGCATCGCGCTTCCTGAACAATCCTGACGGACAACAGCTTTTTACACTTCTTAGCTCTACATTTCTGCATGCCGGAATATTTCACTGTGTCTTCAATATGTGGTTCCTTTGGGTTTTTGGCGACAATGTAGAAGACTATCTTGGTAGTTTGACTTATTTGTTGTTTTATCTATACTGCGGTTTTAGCGCCGACATAATTGCGTTAGCTGCTCAACCGACTATTAATCTTCCGACTATTGGCGCCAGCGGAGCAGTCGCCGGAGTACTAGGTGCCTACATCGTCTTGCACCCTGACGCTAAAGTAGTCTCTACCCATCCTATCTTAGGCTGGTTCAAACCTATAACTATTCCTGCCTACTGGTATTTGGGTATTTGGTTTGCAATGCAGCTAATAAGCGGCTGGCAAGGATTTTTAAACCCTATAGAACAAGGTGGAGTTGCTTGGTGGGCTCATATTGGCGGATTTCTCGGCGGTGCCGTGTTTGCTGCCTTTATGCCGCGTGATTATCCTGAGGTCCAAACCAAGACTGAACCTGAGAAATATTCTTTCGGTCATCAAGCTTTCGTGCTCATATTTTTGTCGCTTATCGTCTCAACAATACTTACCTGGCAGATTCAGTTAAATAAAAGTCGACACAAAAGATCGCTGCCTACTTTCACCGTAGCATCTGTCACAACAGATAGCACACTAAACAAATCATTTGCACGCAAACATGGTTGGACAGGCACCAACAAGGCCATTAGCATTCCACTCAATGCCAAACAATCGCTATGGATTTTCGGACACACTTGGATAAATCTGCCAAGCAAGAAATCTTTTAACCAAGTGATAATTGCCAATTCAGCAGGTTGGTTAGACTTCGTTTCAAAAGCAAAACCGGTGCAATTCTTCTGGGGCAGTATTAAGAACAAACCAACCTCAATCATCAATGCACTTAAGGCGGATCTGCAATATGAACCAATGAGCGGAGCCCTAATACACGAGAAGCTTTATCTGTTTGCGAAAAGACTCGAAGATATCGATTTGCTGGTTGTCGACAATCCCAAAGACAAGCCGACATCCTGGAAAATTCGTCAAATCCCATTACCGAAAGCTGCTCAGAAATTGAAACTGGGTACAGCTTGTCTTACGACTTCCGATTACCTCTATGTTTACGGTGATGTGCCTTTCGATGCCAACAACAATAATCTTGTGGTAGCTCGTTTTCCTCTTGCCGATTTAACTCAAATCCAATGGCAATATTTCAGTGGATTTAAATCAAAAGAAAGCATTTGGTCGAATGACTTCATGCAAGCAGTTGTAGTGGCACGCAATGTCCCAAAGGAAATAGCCATTACAAAAGTGAATCCCAAAATAGGATTTGTAGCGACTTACATGGAGCCTCAAGGATCACAAATTATGCTTTTGCAGGCGCCTAGTCCTGAAGGACCTTGGTCGTCACCACTGGTTGCTTTCCAGTGCAACAAGGGCCAAAAATGCATCGCATACGAAGCGATTAACCACCCCGAATTGTCACAGAAGAACCTGGAGCTGGTTGTTTCTTTCTTTGGTGATAAGTGCCCGCAACCAACGCGGCAAATACCGCAGTTTGTCCACATCACCCTGGCAGAGAAGGCTCAGGAGCCCAAGCAGAGCCCTAGAAAAAGCATGGATTATCAATTCAGCACAAATTTTTAA
- a CDS encoding zinc ribbon domain-containing protein, whose translation MSNTDSTKAYTCPSCSTENRDNAKFCRKCGHARKMDFAGPNPTEAVVCHSCATEVRASDLFCLSCGAKQGQRPPKEKHCTPCNKPLPAAANFCTTCGTKVADATVVPPRTAVYPNLEA comes from the coding sequence ATGAGCAACACAGATTCAACCAAAGCTTATACCTGCCCGAGTTGTTCAACTGAAAACAGAGACAACGCAAAATTCTGCCGCAAGTGTGGGCACGCACGCAAAATGGATTTTGCCGGCCCAAATCCAACTGAAGCCGTTGTTTGTCATTCTTGTGCCACTGAAGTGAGAGCTTCTGATTTATTCTGTCTCTCTTGCGGCGCCAAACAAGGACAGCGTCCACCAAAAGAAAAACATTGCACACCGTGCAATAAGCCATTGCCGGCGGCAGCTAACTTCTGCACAACATGCGGAACCAAAGTGGCTGACGCTACAGTAGTGCCACCACGCACTGCTGTCTATCCAAATCTCGAAGCGTAA
- the lepB gene encoding signal peptidase I — protein MQENEAKTKSTSSEWIKETLKTLALTLVLFVVIRGTIAEARYIPSSSMEPTLQISDRLIIEKLSGLFQQPIKRGDIVVFYPPAIELGGKDLSYDPLSLLGRLTGFPFLPCEKALIKRVVGLPGDHILIEHGVGVYINGQLLDESAYIKEVPGYDLKTLSDIGNPYFHPFPNNMNPITVPEGCLFVMGDNRNNSADSHVWGFLDQKRVIGRACLLFWRPFLEPKYSTYTSSVH, from the coding sequence ATGCAAGAGAACGAAGCAAAAACAAAAAGCACATCGAGTGAATGGATCAAAGAAACCTTAAAGACACTAGCTTTGACGCTTGTCTTATTCGTCGTCATTCGCGGCACAATAGCCGAAGCAAGATATATTCCATCAAGTTCAATGGAACCAACGCTGCAAATATCCGACCGCTTGATTATCGAAAAACTGTCAGGACTTTTCCAACAGCCGATTAAACGCGGCGATATTGTTGTGTTCTATCCTCCGGCAATTGAACTCGGGGGCAAGGACTTAAGTTATGATCCCCTCTCCTTGCTTGGTAGGTTGACGGGCTTTCCATTTCTACCTTGCGAGAAAGCTTTGATTAAGCGTGTCGTCGGGCTTCCTGGAGATCACATTCTTATTGAACATGGTGTCGGCGTTTACATTAATGGGCAACTTTTGGACGAATCCGCATATATTAAAGAAGTACCAGGCTATGACCTCAAGACTTTGTCTGACATTGGTAATCCCTATTTCCACCCATTTCCCAACAACATGAACCCAATCACGGTACCGGAAGGCTGTCTATTCGTAATGGGCGACAATCGCAACAACAGCGCTGATAGTCATGTCTGGGGATTTCTCGATCAAAAGCGCGTCATAGGCAGAGCATGTTTGCTCTTCTGGCGCCCATTTTTAGAGCCAAAGTATTCAACCTACACAAGCTCGGTTCACTGA
- a CDS encoding galactokinase, giving the protein MDLARLQETFIDLFGETPRFFRAPGRINLIGEHTDYNDGFVLPAAIDKQTVVAACPRNDRKVIVHSLNFDQTVEFDLNEAPGKRKKASNPSWQGYVEGTARVLEAEGFKLTGANMLVLSDITLGAGLSSSAALELAIGFALTQISGHSIDKLKLAQIGQRAEHEYAGTRCGIMDQYVSAFGKADHALLLDCRSMTSKSVPIDTTAFSIVVCESKVGHELAVSEYNKRRAECERAVQILHKFDPDFTSLRDVPVEMFEKLAPHLPEAIRRRVKHVVTENERTREAALALKKGDITKVGELMYLSHKSLKDDYAVSCRELDLLVDIARSIDGTFGARMTGGGFGGCTVNIVEKDLVEYFKQTLGRRYREETGIIPSLHVVNASSGISEIKDLTERKKTFSLGMRQKRTTLPDGRYLLYYSFDSEKEKGGSSETTHV; this is encoded by the coding sequence GTGGATTTAGCCAGACTCCAGGAAACCTTCATCGATCTCTTTGGAGAAACGCCACGTTTTTTCCGCGCACCCGGACGCATCAATCTTATTGGCGAACACACCGATTACAATGACGGTTTTGTTCTGCCGGCAGCCATCGACAAACAAACAGTGGTGGCAGCCTGTCCGCGCAACGATCGCAAAGTCATTGTTCACTCACTAAACTTCGATCAAACCGTCGAATTTGATTTAAACGAGGCGCCTGGCAAACGCAAGAAAGCAAGCAACCCAAGCTGGCAAGGATACGTTGAAGGTACTGCTCGCGTTCTGGAAGCGGAAGGCTTCAAGCTGACAGGCGCAAATATGCTTGTCCTAAGTGATATCACATTGGGTGCCGGACTATCATCATCAGCGGCATTGGAACTGGCAATTGGTTTTGCCCTGACACAAATTTCCGGACACAGCATCGACAAGCTGAAGCTGGCACAGATAGGCCAACGTGCCGAGCACGAATATGCAGGCACTCGCTGCGGCATTATGGACCAGTATGTTTCAGCTTTTGGCAAAGCAGATCATGCACTTTTGTTAGATTGTCGTTCAATGACTTCTAAGTCCGTCCCTATAGATACGACAGCATTCTCGATAGTTGTTTGCGAATCCAAAGTCGGACACGAACTGGCAGTATCCGAATACAACAAGCGCCGCGCCGAATGTGAACGTGCTGTGCAAATCCTCCACAAGTTTGACCCTGATTTCACATCACTTCGCGATGTACCTGTTGAGATGTTCGAAAAACTCGCACCACATTTACCGGAAGCCATTCGCCGCCGCGTCAAACACGTGGTCACGGAAAACGAACGCACAAGAGAAGCAGCATTGGCTCTCAAAAAAGGCGACATAACCAAAGTTGGCGAATTGATGTATTTGTCACACAAGTCATTGAAAGATGACTACGCTGTCTCTTGCCGCGAACTTGATTTGCTTGTCGATATCGCCCGATCCATTGACGGCACTTTCGGTGCAAGAATGACCGGGGGCGGCTTCGGCGGCTGTACAGTCAACATCGTCGAAAAAGATCTCGTTGAATACTTTAAGCAAACACTTGGACGTCGCTATCGCGAAGAGACAGGAATAATCCCGTCGCTTCATGTAGTCAACGCCAGTAGCGGCATATCGGAGATAAAAGATCTAACCGAGCGCAAGAAGACATTTTCTCTGGGCATGAGACAAAAGAGAACAACCCTTCCTGACGGGCGATATCTCCTTTATTACAGCTTCGATAGCGAAAAAGAAAAAGGCGGGTCGTCAGAGACTACGCATGTCTGA